In a single window of the Deinococcus aetherius genome:
- a CDS encoding response regulator transcription factor gives MLAQILVVEDDPHLGPLLKEYLSADYLVHHASTLKEAQAWLGTHSAQLILLDLNLPDGDGLDLVQALRQYSSTPVLVLSARSGVQERVAGLNAGADDYLTKPFAMPELDARITALLRRTAAGTGVNLGNTSLSTSSLLLTVNDKNVNLTEHEARILELMMRTPERVFSRADIESHLYGWETPNSNSVEVRISQLRKKLEQAHSDLRIRTIRNVGYVLQA, from the coding sequence ATGCTCGCCCAGATTCTCGTCGTGGAGGACGACCCGCATCTCGGGCCGCTCCTCAAGGAATACCTCTCCGCCGACTACCTCGTTCACCACGCGTCCACGCTCAAGGAGGCGCAGGCGTGGCTGGGCACCCACTCCGCCCAGCTCATCCTGCTCGACCTCAACCTTCCCGACGGCGACGGGCTCGACCTCGTGCAGGCCCTGCGGCAATACTCCAGCACGCCGGTCCTGGTGCTCTCGGCCCGTTCGGGAGTGCAGGAGCGGGTGGCGGGGCTGAACGCGGGGGCGGACGACTACCTCACCAAGCCCTTCGCCATGCCCGAACTCGACGCGCGGATCACGGCCCTGCTGCGCCGCACCGCCGCCGGGACGGGCGTGAACCTCGGCAACACCAGCCTCTCGACGAGCAGCCTGCTGCTGACGGTGAACGACAAGAACGTGAACCTCACCGAGCACGAGGCGCGCATCCTCGAACTGATGATGCGCACGCCCGAGCGGGTCTTCTCGCGCGCGGACATCGAGTCGCACCTCTACGGCTGGGAGACGCCCAACAGCAACAGCGTGGAGGTCCGCATCTCGCAGCTCCGCAAGAAGCTGGAGCAGGCGCACAGCGACCTGCGCATCCGCACGATCCGCAACGTCGGATATGTCCTGCAAGCCTGA
- a CDS encoding alpha-ketoacid dehydrogenase subunit beta, protein MTVTESRPADQGSAAPATRTLTLIQAVTEALREELARDERVVVFGQDVGARGGVFLATAGLQAEFGERRVFDTPLSEASIVGVAVGMAVRGMRPVAEIQFADYMGPGFDQIVSQAAKIRYRSGGQFTAPLVIRTPSGGGVKGGHHHSQSPEAYYAHTPGLKVVMPSTPYDAKGLLKAAIRGSDPVIYFEPKRLYRASKGEVPTYDYTIELGRGAVRREGGDLTLIGYGGVMPDVEKAAQALSGEGVEAEVIDLRSLVPWDRDLVLGSVEKTGRAVLVSEAPRTANFMGEVAYVIQEALFDRLLAPVSQVAGFDTPYPYVQDKVYLPGANRIAAACVKALTY, encoded by the coding sequence ATGACGGTCACCGAGTCCCGGCCCGCCGACCAGGGGAGCGCCGCCCCCGCGACGCGCACCCTCACCCTGATCCAGGCGGTCACGGAGGCGTTGCGGGAGGAACTCGCCCGCGACGAGCGCGTCGTGGTCTTCGGGCAGGACGTGGGGGCGCGCGGCGGCGTCTTCCTGGCGACGGCGGGTCTCCAGGCCGAGTTCGGCGAGCGGCGGGTGTTCGACACGCCCCTCAGCGAGGCGAGCATTGTGGGGGTGGCGGTCGGGATGGCCGTGCGCGGGATGCGGCCCGTCGCCGAGATTCAGTTCGCCGACTATATGGGGCCGGGCTTCGACCAGATCGTCAGCCAGGCGGCCAAGATTCGTTACCGCTCAGGGGGGCAGTTCACCGCGCCCCTCGTCATCCGCACCCCCTCGGGCGGCGGCGTGAAGGGCGGGCACCACCACAGCCAGAGCCCGGAGGCGTATTACGCGCACACGCCGGGGCTCAAGGTCGTGATGCCCAGCACTCCCTACGACGCCAAGGGGCTCCTCAAGGCGGCGATCCGGGGCAGCGACCCCGTTATCTACTTCGAGCCCAAACGGCTGTACCGGGCGTCAAAGGGGGAGGTTCCGACCTACGACTACACCATCGAGCTGGGCCGTGGGGCGGTGCGCCGGGAGGGAGGGGACCTCACCCTGATCGGCTACGGCGGCGTGATGCCCGACGTGGAAAAGGCCGCGCAGGCCCTCTCCGGGGAGGGGGTGGAGGCGGAGGTGATCGACCTTCGCTCCCTGGTTCCCTGGGACCGCGACCTCGTGCTGGGAAGCGTGGAGAAGACCGGGCGGGCGGTCCTCGTCAGCGAGGCGCCCCGCACCGCCAACTTCATGGGCGAGGTCGCGTACGTGATCCAGGAGGCGCTGTTCGACCGCCTGCTCGCGCCCGTCTCGCAGGTCGCGGGGTTCGACACTCCCTACCCCTACGTACAGGACAAGGTGTACCTCCCCGGCGCCAACCGGATCGCGGCGGCGTGCGTGAAGGCCCTCACCTACTAG
- a CDS encoding thiamine pyrophosphate-dependent dehydrogenase E1 component subunit alpha, whose translation MIQPFTSDPLRWVAEDGQPIRELPARFTPDVLRGLHRDMVRAREFDRKLVTLLRQGRTTFYAQSRGMEATQVGLARSIQVGHDWVWPYYRDHALGLTMGVPLLDLVSQCLGTNSDPSRGRQMPHHFGAERQNFVSISSSIASQVPPAAGNALAQKYLGVGEITVCTFGDGATSEGDWHAGVNMAAVNGAPCLFVCENNQWAISTPLRAQTASETVHVKARAYGMPGYLVDGNDIVAVMEVMSSVAEEVRQGNGPALVECLTYRVGSHSNADADAEKNYRTREEVALWTGRDPIARVEGLLEHLGHPVSAEERADLIAATHREVDEAVRQAEASGQPDWRIMFEDVYADLPVHLREQAAFLRAEQTGGQA comes from the coding sequence ATGATTCAGCCGTTCACCTCGGACCCGCTGCGCTGGGTCGCCGAAGACGGCCAGCCCATCCGGGAACTGCCCGCCCGCTTCACGCCCGACGTGCTGCGGGGCCTGCACCGCGACATGGTGCGGGCGCGGGAGTTCGACCGCAAACTCGTCACCCTGCTCCGTCAGGGCCGCACCACCTTCTACGCCCAGTCGCGGGGGATGGAGGCCACCCAGGTCGGCCTCGCCCGCTCGATCCAGGTGGGCCACGACTGGGTGTGGCCGTACTACCGCGACCACGCCCTCGGCCTGACGATGGGCGTGCCGCTCCTCGACCTCGTCAGCCAGTGCCTCGGCACCAACTCGGACCCCAGCCGGGGGCGCCAGATGCCGCACCACTTCGGGGCGGAGCGGCAGAACTTCGTCTCGATCAGCTCCTCCATCGCCTCGCAGGTGCCGCCCGCCGCCGGGAACGCCCTGGCACAGAAGTACCTGGGCGTAGGCGAGATCACCGTCTGCACTTTCGGGGACGGGGCGACGAGCGAGGGCGACTGGCACGCGGGGGTCAACATGGCCGCCGTGAACGGGGCGCCCTGCCTCTTCGTCTGCGAGAACAACCAGTGGGCGATCAGCACGCCTCTCAGAGCCCAGACCGCGAGCGAGACGGTCCACGTCAAGGCCCGTGCCTACGGCATGCCCGGCTACCTCGTGGACGGCAACGACATCGTCGCGGTCATGGAGGTGATGTCGTCCGTCGCGGAGGAGGTGCGGCAGGGAAACGGGCCCGCCCTCGTCGAGTGCCTGACCTACCGGGTCGGCTCGCACTCCAATGCGGACGCCGACGCGGAGAAGAACTACCGCACGCGTGAGGAGGTGGCCCTCTGGACTGGCCGCGACCCCATCGCCCGGGTCGAGGGGCTGCTGGAGCACCTGGGCCATCCGGTGAGCGCCGAGGAACGCGCCGACCTGATCGCCGCCACCCACCGCGAGGTGGACGAGGCGGTGCGGCAGGCCGAGGCGAGTGGGCAGCCCGACTGGCGCATCATGTTCGAGGACGTGTACGCCGACCTGCCCGTCCACCTGCGCGAACAGGCCGCCTTCCTGCGCGCCGAGCAGACGGGGGGGCAGGCATGA
- a CDS encoding dihydrolipoamide acetyltransferase family protein — MREVLLPELAESVVEGEILKWLVGEGESVALEQPLCEVMTDKVTVELPSPVAGVLQKRLAKEGDVVPVHAPIALIDEAAEAAGRGGESPAPSAVPETNSELPVQAEEERSQMTGDADTGSIVEAGHVAASADDDASLFKAFTSDEAVRVQGLGTRGGETATLSLPVQTPAPTRNAGRVPAVPAARRLARELGVDLAQVRGSGPNGRIRLEDVSAHAQTAPAQQTSAAPPPAPAPPAPVSAPASPPPTPATKGGGFPVPPPQYRTPKGYEHLEERVPLRGMRRAISSQMQASHLYTVRTLTVDEVNLSKLVEFRSRVKDEAQAAGVRLSYLPFIFKAVAAALRKYPSLNSSYDEATGEIVLKRYYNLGMAVATEAGLTVPVLRDVNTRSVFELAGQVTDLASRAQAGKLTPDDMAGSTFSVTNIGSIGALFSFPIINVPDAAILGVHSIQKRPIVNERDEIEVAHMMYLSLSFDHRLVDGAEAARFCKEVIRLLENPDRLLLEAI; from the coding sequence GTGAGAGAAGTGCTGCTGCCCGAACTCGCCGAGAGCGTGGTCGAGGGCGAAATCCTGAAGTGGCTGGTGGGGGAGGGCGAAAGCGTGGCCCTGGAGCAACCCCTGTGCGAGGTGATGACCGACAAGGTGACGGTGGAGCTTCCGAGCCCCGTCGCGGGTGTGCTCCAGAAGCGGCTGGCGAAGGAGGGCGACGTGGTGCCCGTCCACGCCCCCATCGCCCTGATCGACGAGGCGGCCGAGGCGGCGGGAAGGGGAGGGGAGAGCCCGGCTCCCTCAGCGGTCCCGGAGACCAACAGCGAGTTGCCAGTCCAGGCCGAGGAGGAACGGTCACAGATGACCGGGGACGCCGACACGGGCAGCATCGTGGAGGCAGGGCACGTCGCGGCGAGCGCGGACGACGACGCGAGCCTTTTCAAGGCGTTCACCTCGGACGAGGCGGTGAGGGTGCAGGGGCTGGGGACACGGGGTGGGGAAACGGCCACCCTCAGCCTGCCCGTCCAGACCCCCGCGCCCACTCGGAACGCAGGCCGGGTCCCCGCCGTTCCGGCCGCCCGGCGGCTCGCCCGTGAACTCGGGGTGGACCTCGCACAGGTACGCGGGAGCGGGCCGAACGGGCGGATTCGGTTGGAAGACGTGAGCGCCCACGCGCAGACGGCCCCGGCGCAGCAAACCTCGGCCGCGCCACCCCCTGCTCCGGCTCCTCCCGCACCTGTGTCAGCGCCCGCCTCCCCACCACCAACCCCCGCCACAAAGGGTGGCGGTTTCCCCGTTCCCCCGCCCCAGTACCGTACGCCCAAGGGCTACGAGCACCTTGAGGAGCGGGTGCCGCTGCGGGGAATGCGCCGGGCGATCTCCAGTCAGATGCAGGCGAGCCACCTCTACACCGTCCGCACCCTGACGGTGGACGAGGTGAACCTGAGCAAACTGGTCGAGTTCCGCTCGCGCGTGAAGGACGAGGCGCAGGCGGCAGGCGTGCGGCTCAGCTACCTGCCCTTCATCTTCAAGGCGGTCGCGGCGGCCCTGCGCAAGTACCCCAGCCTGAACTCCTCGTACGACGAGGCGACGGGCGAGATCGTCCTCAAGCGGTATTACAACCTCGGCATGGCGGTCGCCACCGAGGCGGGCCTGACCGTGCCCGTGCTGCGCGACGTGAACACGAGGAGTGTTTTCGAGCTGGCCGGGCAGGTCACGGACCTCGCCTCGCGGGCGCAGGCGGGCAAGCTCACGCCGGACGACATGGCGGGGAGCACCTTCAGCGTGACGAACATCGGCTCCATCGGGGCGCTGTTCTCCTTCCCGATCATCAACGTGCCCGACGCGGCGATCTTAGGCGTGCACTCCATCCAGAAGCGGCCCATCGTGAACGAGCGGGACGAGATCGAGGTGGCGCACATGATGTACCTCTCGCTGAGCTTCGACCACCGGCTCGTGGACGGTGCGGAGGCGGCGCGGTTTTGCAAGGAGGTCATCCGGTTGCTGGAAAATCCCGACCGGCTGCTGCTGGAGGCGATCTAG